The Mastacembelus armatus chromosome 9, fMasArm1.2, whole genome shotgun sequence genome contains a region encoding:
- the utp15 gene encoding U3 small nucleolar RNA-associated protein 15 homolog has protein sequence MASFKPTKVQVYPKLGEKVTQDTLYWKNYKAPVQIKEFGAITNIDFSPVAPHNFAVTAFTRIHIYGPFSQEPVKTFTRFKDTAYCGRFRSDGQLLVAGCEDSVVRLFDVSGKVALRMFRGHTKAVHVTDFTSDRYQILTGSDDYTCRLWDIPNATELTTYHEHTDYIRCGVTSKLNRDLFITGSYDHTLKLFDARVDKSVITMDHGQPVESVLLYPSEGLLVSAGGRYVKVWDLLKGGQPLVSLKNHHKTVTCLCLSSNGQRLLSASLDRHVKVYSTTNYKVVHNFDYAASILSLALAPDDESIVVGMTNSVLSIKHRKSPEESKEIPGQQRQRPSYRVFVKGKNYVPKQDDYLVSKPVKQHLAKYDKQLKKFNVSKALDTALETWLRQRKPEITVAVIKELDRRGTLKNALAGRDEQGLSQLLNFLIGNLVDSRFAPVLVTAAEMILDIYQSVIGQSAVVDRQLLRLQELLEREIDYQQDLLEVLGMLDTMFASSLPRKEVPCSALSRLNGMAQEEASTSRPQLQAT, from the exons atgGCTTCATTTAAACCTACAAAAGTCCAAGTCTACCCTAAACTGGGAGAGAAAGTCACACAAGACACACTGTACTGGAAAAACTATAAG GCTCCGGTGCAGATAAAAGAATTTGGAGCAATCACAAACATAGACTTCTCCCCTGTGGCTCCACATAACTTTGCTGTGACGGCGTTCACGAGA ATCCACATTTATGGGCCATTCTCCCAGGAGCCTGTGAAGACGTTTACACGGTTTAAGGACACTGCATATTGTGGGAGATTCAGGTCAGATGGGCAGCTGCTTGTGGCGGGATGTGAGGACTCTGTAGTCCGGCTGTTTGACGTCAGTGGCAAAGTGGCACTCAGGATGTTCAGAGGACACACAAA ggcTGTACATGTAACAGACTTCACCTCAGACCGTTACCAGATCCTCACAGGATCAGATGACTACACCTGTCGACTTTGGGACATTCCAAATGCCACGGAGCTCACTACCTACCACGAACACACAGATTATATCCGTTGTGGTGTCACAAGCAAACTCAACAGAGATCTCTTCATTACTG GATCATATGACCACACACTAAAACTGTTTGATGCCAGAGTGGATAAGAGCGTCATAACCATGGACCATGGCCAGCCAGTGGAGAGTGTGCTTCTTTATCCTTCTGAGGGACTCCTGGTCTCTGCAG GGGGACGCTATGTGAAAGTGTGGGATCTGCTAAAAGGAGGCCAACCTCTGGTATCACTGAAGAACCATCACAAAACTGTGacctgtttgtgtctgagcaGCAACGGGCAGAGACTGCTGTCAGCTTCTCTGGACAg acaTGTTAAAGTGTACAGCACAACCAACTATAAAGTGGTCCACAACTTTGACTATGCAGCCTCCATCCTCAGTCTGGCCTTAGCT CCAGATGATGAGTCCATTGTTGTGGGTATGACAAACAGTGTTCTGAGTATCAAGCACAGGAAAAGCCCAGAAGAGTCAAAGGAAATCCCTGGCCAGCAGAGGCAACGGCCATCATATCGTGTTTTTGTGAAGGGCAAGAACTATGTCCCTAAACAG GATGATTATCTCGTCAGTAAACCAGTGAAACAGCATTTGGCCAAATACGACAAACAGCTTAAGAAATTTAATGTATCCAAGGCTTTGGATACGGCTCTGGAG ACATGGCTGAGACAGAGAAAGCCAGAGATCACAGTTGCTGTCATAAAGGAGCTGGATCGAAGAGGAACACTTAAGAATGCTTTGGCAGGAAGAGATGAACAGGGGCTCTCTCAGTTGCTCAACTTTCTCATAGG gAACTTGGTTGACTCCAGGTTTGCTCCTGTCCTTGTAACAGCAGCTGAGATGATCCTGGACATCTATCAGTCAGTAATCGGCCAGTCAGCAGTCGTGGACCGACAGCTGCTGCGTCTacaggagctgctggagagAGAAATTGATTACCAGCAGGACCTCCTGGAGGTACTGGGCATGTTGGACACAATGTTTGCCTCCTCCCTCCCTAGAAAGGAGGTGCCATGCTCTGCCCTCAGCAGGTTGAATGGTATGGCTCAGGAAGAAGCAAGTACTTCAAGACCACAGCTTCAAGCCACTTGA
- the LOC113139410 gene encoding transcription factor BTF3-like: MKESIMNQEKLAKLQAQVRIGGKGSARRKKKVVHRTATADDKKLQFSLKKLGVNNISGIEEVNMFTNQGTVIHFNNPKVQASLAANTFTITGHAENKQLTEMLPGILNQLGADSLTSLRRLAETLPKPAGDKAPMVAAEEEDDEVPDLVENFDEASKDEAN, encoded by the exons ATGAAGGAGTCGATAATGAACCAGGAAAAGCTCGCCAAACTGCAGGCGCAGGTCCGCATAGGTGGCAAG GGGTCAGCCCGTAGGAAGAAGAAGGTGGTGCACAGAACAGCTACAGCAGATGACAAGAAGCTGCAGTTTTCCCTCAAGAAACTGGGAGTCAACAACATCTCTGGCATTGAGGAG GTGAATATGTTCACAAACCAGGGAACAGTGATCCATTTCAATAACCCAAAGGTTCAGGCTTCCTTGGCTGCCAACACATTTACAATCACAGGACATGCTGAGAACAAGCAACTCACAGAGATGCTGCCAGGAATCCTAAACCAGCTGGGTGCTGACAGTCTTACCAGCCTCAGGAGACTAGCAGAGACCCTGCCCAAACCAG CTGGAGACAAAGCTCCCATGGTTGCtgctgaagaggaggatgatgaggtTCCAG ATCTTGTTGAAAATTTTGACGAGGCTTCTAAGGACGAGGCAAACTAA
- the il12b2 gene encoding interleukin-12 subunit beta isoform X1 — protein MKTLSLWTFGLLLISLNGANGINYFPENFVVAKRGNSVKLICGATTGDNVTWMFNDEMKNEDDDEDITQDGQDLMVLDIDKPLLGEYSCWKGGNKLSSTYLLLEAEEDDQLDFLTCRAKSYDCKFSCIWTQSRYTAVRLGLGNDCSEGKKSCHWVSSGEQLLDGGFQFELSHSLSPYAEEDSMLELTAEAIFDLSILRRTKRFYLRDIIQPDSPQIVRCEEMEEALKVTIVPPPTWSTPHSYFSLEHEIEFVYKDHGKTGNSSSCMVPKTIIKLRARSRDSLVPSAWSQWTPWKNVRTAGKKLCKCKNVAKYCCPDVQYEDHCKDKKGKKKRRKSTNATQTSTEVIQ, from the exons ATG AAGACTTTGTCACTGTGGACATTTGGGCTTTTGCTCATCAGCCTCAATGGAGCAAATGGAATCAACTACTTTCCAGAAAACT TTGTGGTGGCTAAAAGGGGTAATTCAGTCAAACTAATCTGTGGTGCAACAACTGGTGATAATGTCACATGGATGTttaatgatgaaatgaaaaacgAGGATGACGATGAGGACATCACCCAGGACGGTCAAGATCTTATGGTGCTAGACATAGACAAACCTCTGCTGGGAGAATACAGCTGCTGGAAAGGAGGCAACAAGTTATCATCCACCTATCTGCTGCTGGAGGCTGAGGAAGATGACCAGTTAG ATTTTCTCACTTGTCGGGCAAAATCTTACGATTGTAAATTCAGCTGTATCTGGACCCAGAGCAGATACACAGCCGTGCGCCTCGGACTGGGCAATGATtg CAGTGAAGGTAAGAAGTCGTGCCACTGGGTCAGCAGTGGTGAGCAGCTTCTGGATGGGGGTTTCCAGTTTGAgctgtcccactctctctccccCTACGCGGAGGAAGACAGCATGCTCGAACTCACTGCTGAGGCCATCTTTGACCTCTCCATTCTCAGGAGAACCAAAAGATTTTATCTGCGAGACATCA TTCAACCGGATAGTCCCCAGATTGTTAGGTGTGAGGAGATGGAAGAGGCCCTGAAAGTGACCATCGTTCCACCACCCACCTGGTCAACTCCTCACAGCTACTTCAGTCTGGAGCATGAGATTGAATTTGTGTATAAAGATCACGGCAAG ACTGGAAATTCTTCATCTTGTATGGTACCGAAGACGATCATCAAGCTGAGGGCTCGCTCCAGAGATTCGCTGGTGCCCTCAGCCTGGAGCCAGTGGACTCCCTGGAAAAAT GTCagaacagcaggaaaaaaactgtgcaaatgcaaaaatgtgGCAAAATATTGCTGCCCAGATGTGCAATATGAGGACCACTGCAAGGAcaagaaagggaagaaaaaaaggaggaaatcGACTAATGCAACCCAGACATCTACAGAAGTCATTCAATAA
- the il12b2 gene encoding interleukin-12 subunit beta isoform X2: protein MTLSLWTFGLLLISLNGANGINYFPENFVVAKRGNSVKLICGATTGDNVTWMFNDEMKNEDDDEDITQDGQDLMVLDIDKPLLGEYSCWKGGNKLSSTYLLLEAEEDDQLDFLTCRAKSYDCKFSCIWTQSRYTAVRLGLGNDCSEGKKSCHWVSSGEQLLDGGFQFELSHSLSPYAEEDSMLELTAEAIFDLSILRRTKRFYLRDIIQPDSPQIVRCEEMEEALKVTIVPPPTWSTPHSYFSLEHEIEFVYKDHGKTGNSSSCMVPKTIIKLRARSRDSLVPSAWSQWTPWKNVRTAGKKLCKCKNVAKYCCPDVQYEDHCKDKKGKKKRRKSTNATQTSTEVIQ from the exons ATG ACTTTGTCACTGTGGACATTTGGGCTTTTGCTCATCAGCCTCAATGGAGCAAATGGAATCAACTACTTTCCAGAAAACT TTGTGGTGGCTAAAAGGGGTAATTCAGTCAAACTAATCTGTGGTGCAACAACTGGTGATAATGTCACATGGATGTttaatgatgaaatgaaaaacgAGGATGACGATGAGGACATCACCCAGGACGGTCAAGATCTTATGGTGCTAGACATAGACAAACCTCTGCTGGGAGAATACAGCTGCTGGAAAGGAGGCAACAAGTTATCATCCACCTATCTGCTGCTGGAGGCTGAGGAAGATGACCAGTTAG ATTTTCTCACTTGTCGGGCAAAATCTTACGATTGTAAATTCAGCTGTATCTGGACCCAGAGCAGATACACAGCCGTGCGCCTCGGACTGGGCAATGATtg CAGTGAAGGTAAGAAGTCGTGCCACTGGGTCAGCAGTGGTGAGCAGCTTCTGGATGGGGGTTTCCAGTTTGAgctgtcccactctctctccccCTACGCGGAGGAAGACAGCATGCTCGAACTCACTGCTGAGGCCATCTTTGACCTCTCCATTCTCAGGAGAACCAAAAGATTTTATCTGCGAGACATCA TTCAACCGGATAGTCCCCAGATTGTTAGGTGTGAGGAGATGGAAGAGGCCCTGAAAGTGACCATCGTTCCACCACCCACCTGGTCAACTCCTCACAGCTACTTCAGTCTGGAGCATGAGATTGAATTTGTGTATAAAGATCACGGCAAG ACTGGAAATTCTTCATCTTGTATGGTACCGAAGACGATCATCAAGCTGAGGGCTCGCTCCAGAGATTCGCTGGTGCCCTCAGCCTGGAGCCAGTGGACTCCCTGGAAAAAT GTCagaacagcaggaaaaaaactgtgcaaatgcaaaaatgtgGCAAAATATTGCTGCCCAGATGTGCAATATGAGGACCACTGCAAGGAcaagaaagggaagaaaaaaaggaggaaatcGACTAATGCAACCCAGACATCTACAGAAGTCATTCAATAA
- the LOC113138340 gene encoding protease-associated domain-containing protein 1: MAKADRTTALVLYVWSVFMHVSRLSGHGINELLYFRVISPEDIGYIFSAAPAKDFGGEFTASYDEIFLVPADPADGCSELQDREIIQGQVILVERGSCSFVQKARHVEEAGGKAVLIADNAVDNDSQYLDMITDGSTTKPSIPALFLLGRDGMMIRRSLQRKALPWAVISIPVNVSSLASFPLKQPPWTLW, translated from the exons ATGGCAAAGGCTGATCGGACAACAGCTTTAGTTTTATACGTCTGGAGTGTTTTCATGCACGTCAGCCGCTTGTCAG GTCATGGCATCAATGAACTGCTGTATTTTCGGGTAATCAGCCCAGAGGACATTGGGTACATCTTCAGTGCAGCACCAGCTAAAGACTTTGGAGGAGAATTT ACGGCGTCCTATGATGAGATTTTCCTGGTGCCTGCAGACCCAGCAGATGGCTgctcagagctgcaggacagagaAATCATTCAGGGACAAGTAATCCTGGTGGAAAGAGG AAGTTGCTCCTTTGTCCAAAAGGCTCGACATGTGGAGGAGGCAGGAGGCAAAGCTGTTCTAATTGCTGATAATGCAGTGGACAATGACAGCCAATACCTTGATATGATCACTGATGGGAGCACTACCAAACCAAGCATACCTGCTTTATTCCTTCTTGGGCGTGATGG GATGATGATCAGACGGTCCCTTCAGAGAAAAGCATTGCCGTGGGCTGTCATTTCCATTCCTGTCAATGTTTCCTCTTTGGCCTCGTTCCCACTCAAGCAGCCACCGTGGACACTGTGGTAG
- the LOC113138587 gene encoding G-protein coupled receptor 15, producing MLLNATIPLSVDFSSPEDFFIFIFHILFATSAVLVAGSVVVGISSTRSLRGQNRFIFMLNTSISDTLTGFSVYYLGLFDVQEGYPSRNGTYYILPSFLGVNVLTFLFAQFDRYFAVCHPFMYSRYITRSVVTGICALCWIYTYSILTVQNMVPVSKAAQINAFGVLTLQIIVLTKLLMTIKLYIIARSHLAREAPSVERDNKKESLRIIVFVVIFFLALWCPSFVNIIVRQFTKNGLKFRNEATNVCAILARLNALVTPTLYIWGSPALRAAVWGTVWRRVCPGRRARSEHLV from the coding sequence ATGCTCCTTAACGCCACCATCCCTCTGTCGGTGGATTTCAGCTCTCCGGAGGacttcttcatcttcatcttccacATTCTGTTCGCCACAAGCGCCGTGCTCGTCGCTGGCTCGGTGGTCGTCGGGATATCTTCCACTCGGTCTCTGCGAGGCCAGAACCGTTTTATATTCATGCTGAACACGAGCATCAGTGACACCCTGACTGGCTTTTCGGTCTACTACCTCGGCCTCTTCGACGTCCAAGAGGGCTATCCCTCGAGGAACGGCACATACTACATTTTGCCCTCATTCCTAGGTGTCAATGTGTTAACCTTCCTCTTCGCTCAGTTCGACCGGTACTTCGCCGTGTGCCATCCATTCATGTACAGTCGCTACATAACCAGGTCTGTTGTCACTGGAATTTGTGCGCTTTGTTGGATTTATACATACTCTATCCTCACGGTGCAGAACATGGTTCCCGTTTCAAAGGCGGCTCAGATAAACGCGTTTGGTGTACTGACTCTGCAGATTATAGTGCTCACGAAGCTGCTGATGACAATTAAATTGTACATCATAGCCAGGAGTCACCTGGCGAGAGAGGCGCCCAGTGTCGAGAGAGACAACAAAAAAGAGTCACTGCGCATCATTGTGTTTGTGGTAATTTTCTTCTTGGCTCTATGGTGTCCGTCCTTTGTCAATATAATTGTCAGACAGTTCACTAAGAACGGTCTCAAGTTTAGGAACGAAGCCACTAATGTGTGCGCCATCTTGGCACGCCTGAACGCACTGGTCACCCCGACTCTGTACATCTGGGGGAGCCCGGCGCTGCGGGCGGCAGTGTGGGGAACAGTGTGGCGGAGGGTCTGCCCTGGAAGGAGGGCAAGGTCTGAACACTTGGTGTGA